Part of the Halodesulfurarchaeum formicicum genome is shown below.
ACGACCCCAGCGGACCTCACCGCGGCGGCCTACCTCTATCCGTTCGCCAATCACGACACCCTCGAACAGGTCGAATCGCCGAACATGAGCCCGGAGACCCTGGATGTTCTCGCCGAAGCGATTGCTAATCGGGAGGTTCAGGGGAGCCATCTGGTTTCCAACGCGGGGTTCATCAACTCACGGGACGCCCTCGCACAAGCGGCACAGCAACTCCTCAACCTCGAAGGCGTCACCACGACGGCCGTCTTCGGTATCATCGACGACACGATCTACCTCTCCGCGCGATCGAAGGACATCCGCCTCAACATCGGTTCCGTCCTCCAGGACGCCTTTGCAGACATCGGGGAAGCGGCCGGCCACTCTACGCAGGCGAGTGCCGAAGTGCCCCTGGGCATTTTCAACGGCCTGGAGACCACCGAGCAAAACCGCGAGACACTCCTCTCGCTGACGGGAGAAGCCGTCACTCGAACGCTGTTCGACGCGATGGGTGTCGAACAGGAGAACAACAGTAACGGAAACTGATCAGGCGAGCAGGTTCTCCTCGTCCTCGTCGTTTTTGAGCCGTTCGATCACGTCGCTGATCAGCACGATGTCGCCAACTGACCGGACCCACCGGTAGGGAACGATGACGCCTTTGGAACCGGTCTCCTCGCTCTCGAACAAGGTCGGGTTCAGCGCCGAGACCGCGAGCCCGTTTACCACTTCAGCGTCCAGATCGAGTCTGAGATCCTCTACTTCGCCCACGAACACGCCGTTCTTCGAGTATACCTCTCTGCCGACGAGGTTCGTAATTTCCTGCGGTTCTGCGTCCATGTGCCAACGGAGAAACCGGACCCCCTTAACTGTTTGACCGACAGATGTCAGTCGAGCAGCGTCGCCACGTCGACGTGGTCGTGGAGCAACTGGGTCATCGCCTCCACTGTTCGGGCATCTCGGACTCGGCCGCCACGGATCAGGCGCTCGGCGCGCTCGACCGTCGCGAGCGTGTCCGACTGGACCGAGAGAACCGGTACGTTGCGCTCGCTCGCGGTGCCGAGGACCGCTCCCGGCGG
Proteins encoded:
- a CDS encoding PRC-barrel domain-containing protein — protein: MDAEPQEITNLVGREVYSKNGVFVGEVEDLRLDLDAEVVNGLAVSALNPTLFESEETGSKGVIVPYRWVRSVGDIVLISDVIERLKNDEDEENLLA